From Schaalia sp. ZJ405, one genomic window encodes:
- the polA gene encoding DNA polymerase I, with amino-acid sequence MPSRVSCVSETLLIIDGHSMAFRAFYALPADTFVTHTGQHTNAVYGFTTMLLRLLEAKQPDMVAVAFDLPGGSFRNEEYPEYKGTRDATPEEFIGQVELIEQVLDAMGIVSLTKEGYEADDILATLAHRGARDGHRVFVVSGDRDSFQTVTDTVTVLYPGQRAGDLKEMTPEAVEEKYGVPPRRYPEIAALVGETSDNLPGVPGVGPKTAAQWINTYDGLDNVLANAHAIGGKRGEALREHTEDVLRNRRLNRLLTDVDLDVEVTDLRRQATDMTRIETLFDTLEFSSLRSRVRSASSIGVTDSAQTLQAEEEDNEDFFAEVTVSVADEATSLRSWLGDKHEVALWVEGRKQAALGHVSDLVFATREETLIIDPADVTPAQDEELAQILADPVAALAGGSPAFIVHQWKGTSHALRSRGWRLGDATFDVQLAAYLAHPEQRSYDVSDLARRLLNVEFGDEAEQSDALFEADDLDIPVGPTKHQEGAARKGVILMYLWEKLSQTLEKSEETGLLTDIEMPLSQVLGDMEDIGIAVDSAHLESMAEELGRAVDEARHAAWDVLGHEVNLSSPKQLQEVLFDELGLPPTKKNKRGYTTNAEALQSLWVKTVDTGGPGHEFLEHLLTHRDRIKLKQMVDGLIATIQPDGRIHTTFSQVAAATGRLASSEPNLQNIPARTADGMRIRGGFVAGPGFDALMSADYSQIEMRIMADLSEDRGLIDAFNSGEDLHRTMASMVFDTPVDQVTGEQRSRIKATSYGLAYGLSSYGLSQQLRIPVAEASALKDRYFERFAGVRDYLDSLVAQAKRTGYTETMFGRRRYLPDLRSSNRQRREMAERAALNAPIQGSAADIIKIAMIRVVDALHEAGLRSRVLVQIHDELLIELVAAERERVERIVREEMASAVSMAVSLDVAVGVGRSWQEAAH; translated from the coding sequence ATGCCCTCTAGGGTGTCATGTGTGAGCGAAACTTTGCTGATTATCGATGGCCATTCGATGGCGTTTCGGGCGTTCTATGCTCTTCCTGCGGACACCTTCGTCACGCACACGGGCCAGCATACGAACGCGGTGTACGGATTTACGACGATGCTCCTTCGGTTGCTTGAAGCCAAACAGCCGGACATGGTTGCTGTAGCATTCGATCTTCCCGGCGGGTCGTTCCGCAATGAGGAGTATCCGGAGTACAAGGGGACACGCGACGCAACACCTGAGGAATTCATCGGACAGGTTGAGCTGATCGAACAGGTCCTTGACGCAATGGGCATCGTGTCTTTAACGAAAGAGGGCTACGAGGCCGACGACATTCTGGCAACGCTCGCTCACCGGGGGGCACGTGACGGACATCGGGTGTTCGTCGTATCGGGTGACCGCGATTCCTTCCAGACGGTGACGGATACGGTGACGGTGCTTTACCCGGGCCAGCGCGCAGGAGACCTTAAAGAAATGACTCCTGAAGCCGTTGAAGAAAAGTACGGGGTTCCACCGCGTCGCTATCCTGAGATCGCGGCTCTCGTGGGGGAGACGAGTGACAATCTTCCCGGTGTTCCCGGCGTGGGACCGAAAACGGCGGCGCAGTGGATCAACACCTATGACGGCCTCGACAACGTCCTCGCCAATGCGCATGCGATCGGCGGTAAACGCGGTGAGGCGCTGAGAGAACATACCGAGGATGTCCTGCGGAATCGCCGGCTTAACCGGCTTCTCACCGACGTTGATCTTGACGTGGAGGTGACGGATCTTCGCCGTCAAGCCACGGATATGACTCGCATCGAAACGCTCTTCGACACTCTTGAATTTTCATCGTTGCGTTCTCGTGTGCGTTCGGCCTCGTCCATTGGAGTGACCGACAGTGCGCAGACTCTCCAAGCGGAGGAAGAGGACAACGAGGACTTCTTCGCTGAGGTGACGGTGAGTGTTGCTGACGAAGCAACGTCGCTTCGGAGCTGGCTGGGGGACAAACACGAGGTTGCCTTATGGGTCGAGGGAAGGAAACAGGCAGCCCTTGGACACGTGTCAGATCTCGTGTTCGCAACGCGTGAGGAAACGCTCATCATTGATCCCGCGGACGTGACTCCTGCGCAAGATGAGGAACTTGCGCAGATTCTTGCTGATCCTGTGGCGGCGTTGGCGGGGGGCTCCCCGGCGTTCATCGTTCATCAGTGGAAAGGCACGTCACATGCGCTGCGGTCGCGCGGGTGGAGGCTGGGCGATGCGACCTTCGATGTTCAGCTCGCAGCCTACCTTGCCCATCCGGAGCAGCGTTCGTACGACGTCTCTGATCTCGCCCGACGACTATTGAACGTTGAATTCGGGGACGAGGCCGAACAATCCGATGCCCTGTTTGAGGCCGACGATTTAGATATCCCGGTGGGCCCAACAAAGCATCAGGAGGGTGCGGCCCGCAAGGGTGTGATCCTCATGTACCTGTGGGAGAAGCTGTCTCAGACGCTTGAAAAATCCGAAGAAACCGGATTGCTCACCGACATTGAGATGCCACTGTCCCAGGTGCTTGGGGATATGGAAGACATCGGAATCGCGGTGGATTCTGCGCACTTGGAGTCTATGGCTGAAGAACTTGGCCGGGCGGTGGATGAGGCGCGCCACGCCGCTTGGGATGTCCTCGGACACGAGGTCAATCTGTCGAGCCCCAAGCAGCTTCAAGAGGTTCTTTTCGATGAATTAGGACTGCCGCCGACGAAGAAAAATAAACGCGGCTACACAACGAACGCCGAGGCGCTCCAGAGTCTGTGGGTGAAGACCGTAGATACCGGCGGACCGGGGCATGAGTTCCTTGAACACCTGCTGACGCACCGTGACCGGATCAAACTCAAGCAAATGGTGGATGGTCTCATCGCAACAATCCAGCCAGATGGTCGTATTCACACAACGTTCTCACAGGTTGCAGCGGCGACAGGGCGCCTGGCGTCATCGGAACCCAACCTTCAGAACATCCCCGCTCGCACGGCCGATGGCATGCGTATTCGTGGCGGATTCGTTGCGGGTCCCGGATTCGATGCCCTGATGAGTGCTGATTATTCACAGATTGAAATGCGAATCATGGCCGACCTCTCCGAGGACCGTGGACTCATTGACGCTTTCAACTCCGGTGAGGACCTCCATCGGACGATGGCCTCGATGGTGTTCGATACTCCTGTTGACCAGGTGACCGGGGAGCAGCGTTCCCGCATTAAAGCAACGTCGTACGGTTTGGCGTACGGCTTATCTTCCTACGGCCTCTCCCAGCAGCTGAGAATTCCTGTTGCGGAAGCCTCGGCCTTGAAAGATCGTTACTTCGAGCGTTTCGCTGGCGTGCGTGACTACCTTGATTCTTTGGTTGCTCAGGCCAAGCGCACCGGCTATACAGAAACAATGTTTGGTCGGCGTCGTTACCTGCCTGATCTGCGGTCATCGAATCGTCAGCGCCGTGAAATGGCTGAGCGTGCCGCCTTGAATGCTCCGATTCAGGGCAGCGCCGCCGACATTATTAAAATCGCGATGATTAGAGTTGTTGACGCCTTGCACGAAGCGGGTCTTCGCTCGCGCGTCCTCGTGCAGATTCATGACGAACTCCTCATCGAGTTGGTGGCGGCTGAGCGTGAGCGTGTTGAACGCATCGTGCGGGAAGAAATGGCGTCCGCTGTTTCGATGGCGGTCTCACTTGATGTCGCAGTCGGGGTTGGACGTAGCTGGCAGGAAGCCGCGCACTGA
- a CDS encoding PaaI family thioesterase codes for MSTTHRMNEPSPSESSDVPPAHSLALAKSTREEENPASSSSIPEVSTRASGERPDPMSPTGFVGAHWPGSLMEHMGMEVHEHGASRTVITMPVDGNRQSAGILHGGASAALIESAASFSAQIHARTVFGRDDGFAVGIEISVSHVRSATQGQVTAISEAVHLGGSQTVHLVNVTDDQGRLIATGRVTNRILRRRSS; via the coding sequence ATGAGCACAACTCACCGAATGAACGAGCCGTCACCAAGCGAATCATCCGACGTCCCACCCGCGCACTCCCTTGCGCTAGCGAAGAGCACTCGGGAAGAGGAAAACCCGGCGTCGTCCTCTTCAATACCTGAAGTTTCAACCCGCGCCTCGGGCGAAAGACCCGACCCCATGAGCCCCACCGGATTCGTTGGTGCCCACTGGCCCGGTTCCCTCATGGAGCACATGGGGATGGAGGTGCATGAACACGGAGCATCCCGGACCGTCATCACCATGCCCGTTGACGGCAACCGACAATCCGCTGGAATTCTCCACGGCGGGGCAAGCGCCGCCCTCATTGAAAGCGCCGCCTCATTTTCAGCGCAGATTCACGCGCGCACAGTTTTCGGTCGCGACGACGGTTTCGCCGTTGGCATCGAAATTTCTGTCTCTCACGTGCGCTCGGCAACACAGGGGCAAGTGACCGCGATTTCTGAGGCCGTTCACCTGGGAGGTTCTCAGACTGTTCATCTTGTCAACGTCACAGATGATCAGGGTCGTCTGATCGCCACGGGACGCGTCACGAACAGAATCCTCAGGCGCCGCAGCTCATAA
- a CDS encoding ANTAR domain-containing response regulator — translation MTAEEKVEPRRVLVAEDEGLIRLDIVETLTSAGFEVIAEAADGEEAVQLALDLEPDLCVMDVKMPKMDGITAAEKILHELSCAVVMLTAFSQTELVERARDAGAMAYVVKPFSPADLIPAVEIALSRHQEIESLEEEIADLTDRFETRKRVDRAKGLLMKNMGMTEPEAFRWIQKTSMDRRLSMREVADAVIDQVDD, via the coding sequence ATGACTGCTGAAGAAAAAGTCGAGCCACGCCGCGTGCTCGTTGCCGAGGATGAAGGCCTTATTCGTCTTGATATCGTCGAAACGCTTACTTCAGCAGGCTTTGAGGTCATTGCCGAGGCCGCCGACGGAGAAGAAGCCGTCCAATTGGCGCTCGACCTTGAACCCGATCTATGTGTGATGGATGTCAAGATGCCGAAGATGGACGGCATCACCGCTGCTGAGAAAATTCTCCATGAGCTCTCCTGCGCGGTCGTCATGTTGACGGCATTCAGCCAGACAGAGTTGGTGGAGCGCGCACGCGATGCGGGAGCGATGGCGTACGTGGTCAAACCCTTTAGCCCCGCAGATCTCATCCCCGCCGTTGAGATCGCTTTGTCGCGTCACCAGGAGATCGAGTCCCTGGAAGAGGAGATCGCTGATCTGACCGATCGTTTTGAGACGCGTAAGCGCGTCGACCGGGCCAAGGGACTCCTGATGAAGAACATGGGGATGACTGAACCCGAGGCATTCCGCTGGATTCAGAAGACTTCGATGGACCGGCGTCTGTCGATGCGCGAGGTCGCTGACGCTGTCATTGACCAAGTTGACGACTGA
- the pyk gene encoding pyruvate kinase, translating into MRRAKIVCTIGPATDSPEQVQALVDAGMDVARINRSHGVAKEHEAVIEKVRKASQTSGRAVAILVDLQGPKIRLETFKDGPQLLEMGDTFTITTRDVEGTKECVGTTFKGLPGDCAPGDRLLIDDGNVAVRVIEVTDTDVVTRVEVPGMVSDHKGLNLPGVAVSVPALSEKDQEDLRWAIRQNADFIALSFVRNARDIEDVHAIMDEEGTRIPVIAKIEKPQAVEALDEIVQAFDGIMVARGDLGVEMPLESVPLVQKRAIELARRSAKPVIVATQVLESMIKNPRPTRAEASDCANAILDGADAVMLSGETSVGTYPIEAVRTMARIIESTEENGGERIAALPSYFASSRAGVLCVAAAQLAEHLDVKYLVTFTQSGASARLMSRQRTAIPMLAFTPLESTRRRLALSWGIQTYRVPEVRHTDDMVWQVDQVMQSSHLAELGEQLVIVAGMPPGTAGSSNMLRIHEVGDEVDYQIGGRSDVH; encoded by the coding sequence ATGCGTCGAGCGAAAATTGTGTGCACCATCGGTCCGGCGACCGATTCACCTGAACAAGTCCAAGCCCTGGTTGACGCGGGCATGGACGTTGCGCGAATCAACCGCTCTCACGGTGTTGCCAAAGAACATGAAGCAGTGATTGAGAAAGTCCGTAAGGCCTCGCAAACATCGGGTCGGGCTGTAGCGATCCTCGTTGATCTCCAGGGTCCAAAGATCCGACTTGAAACTTTCAAGGACGGGCCGCAGCTGCTCGAAATGGGGGACACCTTCACCATCACCACCCGCGATGTCGAAGGAACCAAGGAGTGCGTGGGCACAACCTTCAAGGGCCTGCCCGGGGACTGTGCGCCGGGTGATCGCCTGCTCATCGACGACGGAAACGTTGCCGTCAGGGTTATTGAGGTCACGGACACGGATGTTGTCACACGTGTCGAGGTTCCCGGAATGGTGTCGGATCACAAGGGCCTCAACCTCCCCGGTGTTGCCGTTTCTGTTCCTGCTCTGTCGGAGAAAGATCAGGAAGATCTGCGCTGGGCGATTCGCCAAAACGCGGACTTCATCGCACTCTCTTTCGTGCGCAATGCTCGCGACATCGAAGACGTCCACGCGATCATGGACGAGGAGGGGACTCGGATCCCCGTGATCGCAAAGATCGAGAAGCCTCAGGCTGTTGAGGCCCTTGATGAAATTGTTCAGGCCTTCGACGGGATCATGGTTGCCCGAGGTGACCTGGGTGTTGAAATGCCGCTCGAATCGGTGCCACTTGTCCAAAAGAGGGCGATTGAGCTGGCGCGTCGCTCTGCCAAGCCCGTCATCGTTGCCACGCAGGTGCTCGAATCGATGATTAAGAACCCGCGTCCCACACGCGCCGAGGCCTCGGACTGTGCAAACGCAATCCTTGACGGAGCAGATGCTGTGATGCTCTCGGGTGAGACGTCGGTGGGGACCTATCCGATTGAGGCCGTGCGAACGATGGCTCGGATCATTGAATCCACGGAAGAAAACGGCGGTGAGCGCATCGCTGCTCTGCCGAGCTACTTCGCTAGCTCCCGGGCTGGTGTTCTGTGTGTGGCGGCCGCGCAGTTGGCCGAGCATCTGGACGTGAAATACCTGGTGACTTTCACTCAGTCTGGTGCTTCCGCTCGATTGATGTCACGTCAACGCACGGCGATCCCGATGCTGGCGTTTACGCCGCTGGAGTCAACGCGTCGCCGTCTCGCGCTTTCGTGGGGGATTCAGACCTATCGTGTCCCCGAGGTTCGTCACACGGATGACATGGTGTGGCAGGTTGATCAGGTGATGCAGTCCTCGCATTTGGCTGAACTTGGTGAACAGCTGGTTATCGTTGCGGGGATGCCGCCGGGGACCGCGGGGTCGTCGAATATGCTTCGCATTCACGAGGTCGGTGACGAGGTCGACTATCAGATCGGCGGACGATCGGACGTTCACTGA
- the lgt gene encoding prolipoprotein diacylglyceryl transferase, whose translation MIHHLSIPSPPQGVWYLGPIPLRAYGIIIVIGMCVATWWTAKRYRRRGGDPELMYDVALWSIPLGIVGARLYHVITTPYDYFAAGHNPWEVLMIWHGGLGIWGGVAFGAIGAWIAVRRAGQRIGPIADSLAPALLVAQAIGRWGNYFNQELFGGPTTLPWGLEIDDAHLPAGFASGTLFHPTFLYESLWNLAMAGLIVLVDRRFRLKSGQVFSLYLVAYPLGRSWVEMLRIDEAQVFLGLRLNVWTSVVALAFGVMCFIVAGRLSRSTTLSEDERPALRASETSTDSPELAQDDSGLALVPAHEDEERHGDEVEHGDEVERASIPEKETPSRSSHLRDE comes from the coding sequence ATGATTCATCATCTATCGATCCCGTCTCCACCGCAAGGAGTGTGGTATCTCGGGCCGATCCCGCTGCGTGCCTACGGCATCATCATTGTCATCGGCATGTGTGTTGCAACGTGGTGGACGGCGAAGCGATACCGGCGTCGCGGAGGGGATCCCGAACTCATGTACGACGTTGCCCTGTGGTCGATTCCCCTGGGCATTGTTGGTGCTCGTCTGTACCACGTGATCACAACGCCCTACGACTATTTCGCGGCTGGACACAACCCGTGGGAAGTGCTGATGATCTGGCACGGCGGCTTGGGTATTTGGGGTGGCGTGGCTTTCGGAGCGATCGGAGCGTGGATCGCTGTGCGTCGAGCCGGCCAAAGGATCGGACCGATCGCGGATTCCCTCGCTCCGGCGCTCCTGGTCGCCCAGGCCATCGGACGCTGGGGAAACTATTTCAACCAGGAACTTTTCGGTGGGCCAACCACTCTTCCGTGGGGCCTAGAAATTGACGACGCGCATCTCCCTGCCGGTTTTGCCTCGGGAACTCTTTTCCATCCGACATTCCTTTACGAATCGCTGTGGAACCTGGCGATGGCGGGGCTCATCGTCCTCGTTGATCGACGTTTCCGCCTGAAATCCGGTCAGGTTTTCTCCCTCTACCTTGTGGCATACCCGCTGGGGCGTTCGTGGGTGGAGATGCTACGCATTGACGAGGCTCAAGTTTTCCTCGGATTGCGCCTCAATGTGTGGACCTCTGTGGTTGCTCTGGCATTCGGCGTCATGTGCTTCATTGTTGCGGGTCGTTTGAGTAGGTCAACCACACTTTCTGAGGATGAGCGTCCGGCCTTGCGTGCATCCGAGACATCAACGGATTCCCCTGAGTTAGCTCAGGACGACTCCGGCCTCGCCCTCGTTCCCGCTCATGAGGACGAGGAAAGACATGGTGACGAGGTCGAACATGGTGACGAGGTCGAGCGCGCGAGCATCCCCGAGAAGGAAACGCCATCGCGCTCTTCGCACCTGCGTGATGAATAG
- the trpA gene encoding tryptophan synthase subunit alpha gives MTQRAGHSAQAIDAACLKAGAALIAYLPVGFPTVEQSIRAGQVLADCGVDVLELGFPYSDPGMDGPTIQKATVEALNNGTHLEDLFHAVDELTAYGIPTCSMTYWNPVEWWGVDRFARDFAAVGGSGLITPDLPPEEGAQWETAAKANDLECIYLVAPSSPLHRLELISAHSRGWVYAASSMGVTGARARVDSHVRDLVERTRSAGAERVCVGLGVSTGEQAGEIGTYADGVIVGSALVKTLFAEPFDRALHNLEALATELVHGAHNARRPQE, from the coding sequence ATGACTCAGCGAGCTGGACATAGCGCACAGGCAATTGACGCGGCCTGCTTGAAGGCAGGTGCGGCTCTCATTGCGTATCTTCCGGTGGGTTTCCCAACTGTTGAGCAGTCAATCCGAGCCGGTCAAGTTCTTGCTGACTGCGGAGTGGATGTTCTGGAATTGGGTTTCCCCTATTCGGATCCGGGAATGGACGGGCCAACAATCCAGAAAGCCACAGTTGAAGCACTCAACAACGGAACCCATCTTGAGGACCTGTTTCACGCCGTTGATGAACTCACCGCATATGGGATTCCCACGTGCTCAATGACGTATTGGAATCCCGTTGAGTGGTGGGGTGTCGACAGATTTGCCCGTGACTTTGCGGCTGTTGGAGGCTCGGGTCTCATTACCCCTGACCTTCCACCCGAGGAAGGCGCTCAATGGGAAACCGCGGCAAAAGCGAACGATCTTGAATGCATCTATCTTGTTGCTCCGTCCTCGCCCCTCCATCGTCTTGAGCTCATCAGCGCTCATTCTCGTGGCTGGGTGTACGCCGCATCGTCGATGGGCGTAACGGGAGCACGAGCACGTGTTGACTCCCACGTTCGTGACCTGGTTGAACGTACGCGCAGCGCGGGAGCCGAACGCGTTTGCGTTGGCCTCGGCGTGTCCACGGGTGAACAAGCCGGAGAAATCGGGACATACGCCGACGGGGTGATCGTGGGATCCGCCCTGGTCAAAACACTTTTTGCTGAGCCCTTCGATCGCGCGCTACACAATCTGGAAGCCTTGGCAACGGAACTTGTTCACGGGGCACACAACGCGAGGAGACCTCAGGAATGA